A window of the Oncorhynchus mykiss isolate Arlee chromosome 15, USDA_OmykA_1.1, whole genome shotgun sequence genome harbors these coding sequences:
- the LOC110489737 gene encoding NEDD8 ultimate buster 1 isoform X4, whose protein sequence is MFLSEQYGDNVNNTSNLRNPPYTTEDSEAGQQSLQELAVNYAPIVCISVSEVASALESLRSQAVKSGMGNKTYGETCVELFLPKDLKKYTKKNNYLETKLDVLAQDIMDRITEQYGLKYIQLIFKGKTLTPEKRLDEQNVKNKSKMMVLRVSVPESKKQMLEVEEEKKTHDQSVQRTQRGFQILSERDGTDDPATTPFLEIADQKGNPLKIPHSKKKALILAMGFHEKGRALMKRKQYETALGHLVQADDQFVKCGSKLLNTVDNYAVLQLDIVWCYRALEALSYLDDGKRRLQIAEDCFHNCYGDQHQRLMKIKGNTRGEEVLFLRLYLLQSILAHMVGNERQATQKLKQAEDLYERLCVDPGEIKVLKDLGFSEQEARLGLRACHGNVGEATLHITHRRQEREEMKQKESEKRRMCVEGLATLRALGYSKKDAAWALLQTDGDMDGAYRMLLDSAARTNNAELPISQSKVEQLTYPGFDNQVVLPPELLSPSPASSLSEEPSTTYESAGSGNQGEAPMDVDLVNEVLEDIPIHEEDYLDLTLEEESEVIDKMKSYLYKNCASSS, encoded by the exons ATGTTCCTATCAGAACAATACGGCGACAATGTTAACAACACTTCAAAC CTCAGGAATCCACCTTACACAACAGAGGACAGCGAGGCAGGACAGCAATCTCTTCAG GAGCTTGCAGTGAACTATGCCCCCATTGTGTGCATCTCTGTGTCTGAAGTGGCCAGTGCCTTGGAGAGCCTCCGATCCCAGGCAGTAAAGAGTGGAATGGGGAACAAGACCTACGGAGAGACATGTGTGGAACTCTTTCTGCCTAAAGACTTGAAAAAG TATACCAAGAAGAATAACTATTTGGAGACAAAACTGGATGTCCTTGCTCAAGATATCATGGATAG GATTACTGAACAATATGGACTTAAATACATCCAGTTAATTTTTAAAGGGAAGACACTGACTCCTG AGAAGCGTCTGGATGAACAGAATGTGAAGAACAAAAGTAAGATGATGGTTCTGCGGGTGAGCGTGCCAGAGAGCAAGAAACAGAtgttggaggtggaggaggagaagaaaacgCATGACCAGAGTGTCCAGAGAACCCAGAGGGGCTTCCAGATCCTATCAGAGAGAG ATGGCACCGATGATCCAGCCACGACTCCATTCCTAGAGATTGCTGATCAGAAGGGGAACCCCCTGAAAATACCTCACAGTAAAAAAAAG GCTCTGATTTTAGCCATGGGGTTCCATGAGAAAGGCCGTGCTCTGATGAAGAGGAAACAGTATGAAACTGCTCTGGGCCACCTGGTGCAAGCTGACGACCagtttgt TAAGTGTGGCTCCAAGCTCTTGAACACAGTGGACAACTATGCAGTACTGCAGCTGGACATCGTGTGGTGCTACCGAGCCTTGGAGGCCCTGTCCTATCTGGATGATGGCAAGCGGAGGCTGCAGATTGCCGAGGACTGCTTCCACAATTGCTACGGAGACCAGCATCAGAGGCTCATGAAGATCAAG GGAAacaccagaggagaggaggtgctGTTCCTCAGGCTGTACCTCCTGCAGAGCATACTGGCGCACATGGTTGGTAACGAGCGCCAGGCCACACAGAAGCTTAAGCAG GCTGAGGATCTCTATGAGCGTCTGTGTGTGGACCCAGGGGAGATAAAAGTGCTGAAGGATCTGGGGTTCTCTGAACAGGAAGCCCGTCTGGGTCTGAGGGCCTGCCATGGCAACGTAGGCGAGGCCACGCTGCACATCACCCATAGGAGACAG gagagggaggagatgaaacagaaggagagtgagaagaggaggatgtgtgTGGAGGGACTGGCTACCCTCAGAGCGCTGGGTTACTCCAAGAAAGATGCTGCCTGGGCCCTCCTTCAGACAGACGGAGACATGGACGGAGCCTACAGG ATGCTTCTAGATTCTGCTGCTAGAACCAACAACGCAGAGCTCCCCATAAGTCAATCAAAGGTTGAGCAG CTGACATACCCAGGTTTTGACAACCAGGTGGTCCTGCCCCCAGAACTGCTGTCCCCCTCTCCCGCCTCCTCACTGTCCGAGGAGCCCAGCACCACCTACGAGTCCGCAG GTTCTGGGAACCAAGGGGAGGCCCCTATGGACGTCGACCTGGTGAATGAGGTGCTGGAGGACATCCCTATACACGAAGAGGACTACCTGGACCTGACcctggaggaggagagcgagGTCATAGACAAGATGAAGTCCTACCTCTACAAGAACTGTGCCTCCTCCAGCTAA
- the LOC110489737 gene encoding NEDD8 ultimate buster 1 isoform X5, producing the protein MLTTLQTMAELNIQEKLVNLLNQGNIQLRNPPYTTEDSEAGQQSLQELAVNYAPIVCISVSEVASALESLRSQAVKSGMGNKTYGETCVELFLPKDLKKYTKKNNYLETKLDVLAQDIMDRITEQYGLKYIQLIFKGKTLTPEKRLDEQNVKNKSKMMVLRVSVPESKKQMLEVEEEKKTHDQSVQRTQRGFQILSERDGTDDPATTPFLEIADQKGNPLKIPHSKKKALILAMGFHEKGRALMKRKQYETALGHLVQADDQFVKCGSKLLNTVDNYAVLQLDIVWCYRALEALSYLDDGKRRLQIAEDCFHNCYGDQHQRLMKIKGNTRGEEVLFLRLYLLQSILAHMVGNERQATQKLKQAEDLYERLCVDPGEIKVLKDLGFSEQEARLGLRACHGNVGEATLHITHRRQEREEMKQKESEKRRMCVEGLATLRALGYSKKDAAWALLQTDGDMDGAYRMLLDSAARTNNAELPISQSKVEQNCCPPLPPPHCPRSPAPPTSPQVLGTKGRPLWTSTW; encoded by the exons ATGTTAACAACACTTCAAAC AATGGCGGAGCTAAATATTCAGGAAAAGCTGGTAAATCTTTTAAATCAAGGTAATATTCAGCTCAGGAATCCACCTTACACAACAGAGGACAGCGAGGCAGGACAGCAATCTCTTCAG GAGCTTGCAGTGAACTATGCCCCCATTGTGTGCATCTCTGTGTCTGAAGTGGCCAGTGCCTTGGAGAGCCTCCGATCCCAGGCAGTAAAGAGTGGAATGGGGAACAAGACCTACGGAGAGACATGTGTGGAACTCTTTCTGCCTAAAGACTTGAAAAAG TATACCAAGAAGAATAACTATTTGGAGACAAAACTGGATGTCCTTGCTCAAGATATCATGGATAG GATTACTGAACAATATGGACTTAAATACATCCAGTTAATTTTTAAAGGGAAGACACTGACTCCTG AGAAGCGTCTGGATGAACAGAATGTGAAGAACAAAAGTAAGATGATGGTTCTGCGGGTGAGCGTGCCAGAGAGCAAGAAACAGAtgttggaggtggaggaggagaagaaaacgCATGACCAGAGTGTCCAGAGAACCCAGAGGGGCTTCCAGATCCTATCAGAGAGAG ATGGCACCGATGATCCAGCCACGACTCCATTCCTAGAGATTGCTGATCAGAAGGGGAACCCCCTGAAAATACCTCACAGTAAAAAAAAG GCTCTGATTTTAGCCATGGGGTTCCATGAGAAAGGCCGTGCTCTGATGAAGAGGAAACAGTATGAAACTGCTCTGGGCCACCTGGTGCAAGCTGACGACCagtttgt TAAGTGTGGCTCCAAGCTCTTGAACACAGTGGACAACTATGCAGTACTGCAGCTGGACATCGTGTGGTGCTACCGAGCCTTGGAGGCCCTGTCCTATCTGGATGATGGCAAGCGGAGGCTGCAGATTGCCGAGGACTGCTTCCACAATTGCTACGGAGACCAGCATCAGAGGCTCATGAAGATCAAG GGAAacaccagaggagaggaggtgctGTTCCTCAGGCTGTACCTCCTGCAGAGCATACTGGCGCACATGGTTGGTAACGAGCGCCAGGCCACACAGAAGCTTAAGCAG GCTGAGGATCTCTATGAGCGTCTGTGTGTGGACCCAGGGGAGATAAAAGTGCTGAAGGATCTGGGGTTCTCTGAACAGGAAGCCCGTCTGGGTCTGAGGGCCTGCCATGGCAACGTAGGCGAGGCCACGCTGCACATCACCCATAGGAGACAG gagagggaggagatgaaacagaaggagagtgagaagaggaggatgtgtgTGGAGGGACTGGCTACCCTCAGAGCGCTGGGTTACTCCAAGAAAGATGCTGCCTGGGCCCTCCTTCAGACAGACGGAGACATGGACGGAGCCTACAGG ATGCTTCTAGATTCTGCTGCTAGAACCAACAACGCAGAGCTCCCCATAAGTCAATCAAAGGTTGAGCAG AACTGCTGTCCCCCTCTCCCGCCTCCTCACTGTCCGAGGAGCCCAGCACCACCTACGAGTCCGCAG GTTCTGGGAACCAAGGGGAGGCCCCTATGGACGTCGACCTGGTGA
- the LOC110489737 gene encoding NEDD8 ultimate buster 1 isoform X1: MLTTLQTMAELNIQEKLVNLLNQGNIQLRNPPYTTEDSEAGQQSLQELAVNYAPIVCISVSEVASALESLRSQAVKSGMGNKTYGETCVELFLPKDLKKYTKKNNYLETKLDVLAQDIMDRITEQYGLKYIQLIFKGKTLTPEKRLDEQNVKNKSKMMVLRVSVPESKKQMLEVEEEKKTHDQSVQRTQRGFQILSERDGTDDPATTPFLEIADQKGNPLKIPHSKKKALILAMGFHEKGRALMKRKQYETALGHLVQADDQFVKCGSKLLNTVDNYAVLQLDIVWCYRALEALSYLDDGKRRLQIAEDCFHNCYGDQHQRLMKIKGNTRGEEVLFLRLYLLQSILAHMVGNERQATQKLKQAEDLYERLCVDPGEIKVLKDLGFSEQEARLGLRACHGNVGEATLHITHRRQEREEMKQKESEKRRMCVEGLATLRALGYSKKDAAWALLQTDGDMDGAYRMLLDSAARTNNAELPISQSKVEQLTYPGFDNQVVLPPELLSPSPASSLSEEPSTTYESAGSGNQGEAPMDVDLVNEVLEDIPIHEEDYLDLTLEEESEVIDKMKSYLYKNCASSS; this comes from the exons ATGTTAACAACACTTCAAAC AATGGCGGAGCTAAATATTCAGGAAAAGCTGGTAAATCTTTTAAATCAAGGTAATATTCAGCTCAGGAATCCACCTTACACAACAGAGGACAGCGAGGCAGGACAGCAATCTCTTCAG GAGCTTGCAGTGAACTATGCCCCCATTGTGTGCATCTCTGTGTCTGAAGTGGCCAGTGCCTTGGAGAGCCTCCGATCCCAGGCAGTAAAGAGTGGAATGGGGAACAAGACCTACGGAGAGACATGTGTGGAACTCTTTCTGCCTAAAGACTTGAAAAAG TATACCAAGAAGAATAACTATTTGGAGACAAAACTGGATGTCCTTGCTCAAGATATCATGGATAG GATTACTGAACAATATGGACTTAAATACATCCAGTTAATTTTTAAAGGGAAGACACTGACTCCTG AGAAGCGTCTGGATGAACAGAATGTGAAGAACAAAAGTAAGATGATGGTTCTGCGGGTGAGCGTGCCAGAGAGCAAGAAACAGAtgttggaggtggaggaggagaagaaaacgCATGACCAGAGTGTCCAGAGAACCCAGAGGGGCTTCCAGATCCTATCAGAGAGAG ATGGCACCGATGATCCAGCCACGACTCCATTCCTAGAGATTGCTGATCAGAAGGGGAACCCCCTGAAAATACCTCACAGTAAAAAAAAG GCTCTGATTTTAGCCATGGGGTTCCATGAGAAAGGCCGTGCTCTGATGAAGAGGAAACAGTATGAAACTGCTCTGGGCCACCTGGTGCAAGCTGACGACCagtttgt TAAGTGTGGCTCCAAGCTCTTGAACACAGTGGACAACTATGCAGTACTGCAGCTGGACATCGTGTGGTGCTACCGAGCCTTGGAGGCCCTGTCCTATCTGGATGATGGCAAGCGGAGGCTGCAGATTGCCGAGGACTGCTTCCACAATTGCTACGGAGACCAGCATCAGAGGCTCATGAAGATCAAG GGAAacaccagaggagaggaggtgctGTTCCTCAGGCTGTACCTCCTGCAGAGCATACTGGCGCACATGGTTGGTAACGAGCGCCAGGCCACACAGAAGCTTAAGCAG GCTGAGGATCTCTATGAGCGTCTGTGTGTGGACCCAGGGGAGATAAAAGTGCTGAAGGATCTGGGGTTCTCTGAACAGGAAGCCCGTCTGGGTCTGAGGGCCTGCCATGGCAACGTAGGCGAGGCCACGCTGCACATCACCCATAGGAGACAG gagagggaggagatgaaacagaaggagagtgagaagaggaggatgtgtgTGGAGGGACTGGCTACCCTCAGAGCGCTGGGTTACTCCAAGAAAGATGCTGCCTGGGCCCTCCTTCAGACAGACGGAGACATGGACGGAGCCTACAGG ATGCTTCTAGATTCTGCTGCTAGAACCAACAACGCAGAGCTCCCCATAAGTCAATCAAAGGTTGAGCAG CTGACATACCCAGGTTTTGACAACCAGGTGGTCCTGCCCCCAGAACTGCTGTCCCCCTCTCCCGCCTCCTCACTGTCCGAGGAGCCCAGCACCACCTACGAGTCCGCAG GTTCTGGGAACCAAGGGGAGGCCCCTATGGACGTCGACCTGGTGAATGAGGTGCTGGAGGACATCCCTATACACGAAGAGGACTACCTGGACCTGACcctggaggaggagagcgagGTCATAGACAAGATGAAGTCCTACCTCTACAAGAACTGTGCCTCCTCCAGCTAA
- the LOC110489737 gene encoding NEDD8 ultimate buster 1 isoform X3 — protein MLTTLQTMAELNIQEKLVNLLNQGNIQLRNPPYTTEDSEAGQQSLQELAVNYAPIVCISVSEVASALESLRSQAVKSGMGNKTYGETCVELFLPKDLKKYTKKNNYLETKLDVLAQDIMDRITEQYGLKYIQLIFKGKTLTPEKRLDEQNVKNKSKMMVLRVSVPESKKQMLEVEEEKKTHDQSVQRTQRGFQILSERDGTDDPATTPFLEIADQKGNPLKIPHSKKKALILAMGFHEKGRALMKRKQYETALGHLVQADDQFVKCGSKLLNTVDNYAVLQLDIVWCYRALEALSYLDDGKRRLQIAEDCFHNCYGDQHQRLMKIKGNTRGEEVLFLRLYLLQSILAHMVGNERQATQKLKQAEDLYERLCVDPGEIKVLKDLGFSEQEARLGLRACHGNVGEATLHITHRRQEREEMKQKESEKRRMCVEGLATLRALGYSKKDAAWALLQTDGDMDGAYRMLLDSAARTNNAELPISQSKVEQVVLPPELLSPSPASSLSEEPSTTYESAGSGNQGEAPMDVDLVNEVLEDIPIHEEDYLDLTLEEESEVIDKMKSYLYKNCASSS, from the exons ATGTTAACAACACTTCAAAC AATGGCGGAGCTAAATATTCAGGAAAAGCTGGTAAATCTTTTAAATCAAGGTAATATTCAGCTCAGGAATCCACCTTACACAACAGAGGACAGCGAGGCAGGACAGCAATCTCTTCAG GAGCTTGCAGTGAACTATGCCCCCATTGTGTGCATCTCTGTGTCTGAAGTGGCCAGTGCCTTGGAGAGCCTCCGATCCCAGGCAGTAAAGAGTGGAATGGGGAACAAGACCTACGGAGAGACATGTGTGGAACTCTTTCTGCCTAAAGACTTGAAAAAG TATACCAAGAAGAATAACTATTTGGAGACAAAACTGGATGTCCTTGCTCAAGATATCATGGATAG GATTACTGAACAATATGGACTTAAATACATCCAGTTAATTTTTAAAGGGAAGACACTGACTCCTG AGAAGCGTCTGGATGAACAGAATGTGAAGAACAAAAGTAAGATGATGGTTCTGCGGGTGAGCGTGCCAGAGAGCAAGAAACAGAtgttggaggtggaggaggagaagaaaacgCATGACCAGAGTGTCCAGAGAACCCAGAGGGGCTTCCAGATCCTATCAGAGAGAG ATGGCACCGATGATCCAGCCACGACTCCATTCCTAGAGATTGCTGATCAGAAGGGGAACCCCCTGAAAATACCTCACAGTAAAAAAAAG GCTCTGATTTTAGCCATGGGGTTCCATGAGAAAGGCCGTGCTCTGATGAAGAGGAAACAGTATGAAACTGCTCTGGGCCACCTGGTGCAAGCTGACGACCagtttgt TAAGTGTGGCTCCAAGCTCTTGAACACAGTGGACAACTATGCAGTACTGCAGCTGGACATCGTGTGGTGCTACCGAGCCTTGGAGGCCCTGTCCTATCTGGATGATGGCAAGCGGAGGCTGCAGATTGCCGAGGACTGCTTCCACAATTGCTACGGAGACCAGCATCAGAGGCTCATGAAGATCAAG GGAAacaccagaggagaggaggtgctGTTCCTCAGGCTGTACCTCCTGCAGAGCATACTGGCGCACATGGTTGGTAACGAGCGCCAGGCCACACAGAAGCTTAAGCAG GCTGAGGATCTCTATGAGCGTCTGTGTGTGGACCCAGGGGAGATAAAAGTGCTGAAGGATCTGGGGTTCTCTGAACAGGAAGCCCGTCTGGGTCTGAGGGCCTGCCATGGCAACGTAGGCGAGGCCACGCTGCACATCACCCATAGGAGACAG gagagggaggagatgaaacagaaggagagtgagaagaggaggatgtgtgTGGAGGGACTGGCTACCCTCAGAGCGCTGGGTTACTCCAAGAAAGATGCTGCCTGGGCCCTCCTTCAGACAGACGGAGACATGGACGGAGCCTACAGG ATGCTTCTAGATTCTGCTGCTAGAACCAACAACGCAGAGCTCCCCATAAGTCAATCAAAGGTTGAGCAG GTGGTCCTGCCCCCAGAACTGCTGTCCCCCTCTCCCGCCTCCTCACTGTCCGAGGAGCCCAGCACCACCTACGAGTCCGCAG GTTCTGGGAACCAAGGGGAGGCCCCTATGGACGTCGACCTGGTGAATGAGGTGCTGGAGGACATCCCTATACACGAAGAGGACTACCTGGACCTGACcctggaggaggagagcgagGTCATAGACAAGATGAAGTCCTACCTCTACAAGAACTGTGCCTCCTCCAGCTAA
- the LOC110489737 gene encoding NEDD8 ultimate buster 1 isoform X2, whose protein sequence is MAELNIQEKLVNLLNQGNIQLRNPPYTTEDSEAGQQSLQELAVNYAPIVCISVSEVASALESLRSQAVKSGMGNKTYGETCVELFLPKDLKKYTKKNNYLETKLDVLAQDIMDRITEQYGLKYIQLIFKGKTLTPEKRLDEQNVKNKSKMMVLRVSVPESKKQMLEVEEEKKTHDQSVQRTQRGFQILSERDGTDDPATTPFLEIADQKGNPLKIPHSKKKALILAMGFHEKGRALMKRKQYETALGHLVQADDQFVKCGSKLLNTVDNYAVLQLDIVWCYRALEALSYLDDGKRRLQIAEDCFHNCYGDQHQRLMKIKGNTRGEEVLFLRLYLLQSILAHMVGNERQATQKLKQAEDLYERLCVDPGEIKVLKDLGFSEQEARLGLRACHGNVGEATLHITHRRQEREEMKQKESEKRRMCVEGLATLRALGYSKKDAAWALLQTDGDMDGAYRMLLDSAARTNNAELPISQSKVEQLTYPGFDNQVVLPPELLSPSPASSLSEEPSTTYESAGSGNQGEAPMDVDLVNEVLEDIPIHEEDYLDLTLEEESEVIDKMKSYLYKNCASSS, encoded by the exons ATGGCGGAGCTAAATATTCAGGAAAAGCTGGTAAATCTTTTAAATCAAGGTAATATTCAGCTCAGGAATCCACCTTACACAACAGAGGACAGCGAGGCAGGACAGCAATCTCTTCAG GAGCTTGCAGTGAACTATGCCCCCATTGTGTGCATCTCTGTGTCTGAAGTGGCCAGTGCCTTGGAGAGCCTCCGATCCCAGGCAGTAAAGAGTGGAATGGGGAACAAGACCTACGGAGAGACATGTGTGGAACTCTTTCTGCCTAAAGACTTGAAAAAG TATACCAAGAAGAATAACTATTTGGAGACAAAACTGGATGTCCTTGCTCAAGATATCATGGATAG GATTACTGAACAATATGGACTTAAATACATCCAGTTAATTTTTAAAGGGAAGACACTGACTCCTG AGAAGCGTCTGGATGAACAGAATGTGAAGAACAAAAGTAAGATGATGGTTCTGCGGGTGAGCGTGCCAGAGAGCAAGAAACAGAtgttggaggtggaggaggagaagaaaacgCATGACCAGAGTGTCCAGAGAACCCAGAGGGGCTTCCAGATCCTATCAGAGAGAG ATGGCACCGATGATCCAGCCACGACTCCATTCCTAGAGATTGCTGATCAGAAGGGGAACCCCCTGAAAATACCTCACAGTAAAAAAAAG GCTCTGATTTTAGCCATGGGGTTCCATGAGAAAGGCCGTGCTCTGATGAAGAGGAAACAGTATGAAACTGCTCTGGGCCACCTGGTGCAAGCTGACGACCagtttgt TAAGTGTGGCTCCAAGCTCTTGAACACAGTGGACAACTATGCAGTACTGCAGCTGGACATCGTGTGGTGCTACCGAGCCTTGGAGGCCCTGTCCTATCTGGATGATGGCAAGCGGAGGCTGCAGATTGCCGAGGACTGCTTCCACAATTGCTACGGAGACCAGCATCAGAGGCTCATGAAGATCAAG GGAAacaccagaggagaggaggtgctGTTCCTCAGGCTGTACCTCCTGCAGAGCATACTGGCGCACATGGTTGGTAACGAGCGCCAGGCCACACAGAAGCTTAAGCAG GCTGAGGATCTCTATGAGCGTCTGTGTGTGGACCCAGGGGAGATAAAAGTGCTGAAGGATCTGGGGTTCTCTGAACAGGAAGCCCGTCTGGGTCTGAGGGCCTGCCATGGCAACGTAGGCGAGGCCACGCTGCACATCACCCATAGGAGACAG gagagggaggagatgaaacagaaggagagtgagaagaggaggatgtgtgTGGAGGGACTGGCTACCCTCAGAGCGCTGGGTTACTCCAAGAAAGATGCTGCCTGGGCCCTCCTTCAGACAGACGGAGACATGGACGGAGCCTACAGG ATGCTTCTAGATTCTGCTGCTAGAACCAACAACGCAGAGCTCCCCATAAGTCAATCAAAGGTTGAGCAG CTGACATACCCAGGTTTTGACAACCAGGTGGTCCTGCCCCCAGAACTGCTGTCCCCCTCTCCCGCCTCCTCACTGTCCGAGGAGCCCAGCACCACCTACGAGTCCGCAG GTTCTGGGAACCAAGGGGAGGCCCCTATGGACGTCGACCTGGTGAATGAGGTGCTGGAGGACATCCCTATACACGAAGAGGACTACCTGGACCTGACcctggaggaggagagcgagGTCATAGACAAGATGAAGTCCTACCTCTACAAGAACTGTGCCTCCTCCAGCTAA